The window GATGTTCTTCGCCGGCCTGGGCAACGGCGTGGGCGCCGGGATCACCCTCGGCGAGCCCGGGACGGTCGGCAGACTCACGGTGGCGGGCCTCGCGTTCGTTCCCGCCTTGGCGGTGATGGCGGGGGTGGCCGCTGTCGGTGTCGCGCTGCGCCAGCCCTGGATCGGTTGGCTCGCAGTCACTTCCGTCGTCCTGTCGCTCTACCTCGGCGCGCTGCTGCGCCTGCCGCGCTGGCTGATCGACCTGTCGCCCATCAGCCGCACAACGGTGCCCACCGATGTCCCGTTCGTCGCGCTGGTCGTGATGTGCGTGGCGGCGGCCGCCCTGACCGTGCTCGCGGGATTTCTGTACCGCAGACGCGATGCGGCGTGACCGCGCGGGCTTCTGTAGCCGCCGCATACTGAAGCCATGGAGTTGCTCACCGGGTTCGGCCTGGCGACGGCGGCCGGCCTCAACGCCTACATCCCGCTGCTCGCCCTCGGACTGCTCGGCCGCTTCACCGAACTGGTGACGCTGCCCGCAGGCTGGGCCTGGCTGGAGAACGGCTGGGTCATGACGATCGTCGCAGCCCTGCTGGTCATCGAGGTCGTGGCCGACAAGGTCCCCGCCCTCGACAGCGTCAACGACGTCGTCCAGACCTTCGTGCGTCCGACCGCAGGCGGCATCGTGTTCGGTTCCGGCACCGCAGCGCAGACGGCGACGGTCACCGATCCCGGCGCGTTCGCCCAGTCCGGGCAGTGGATACCGGTCGCCATCGGAGTGGCGATCGCGTTGGTGGTGTCGCTGACGAAGTCGACCGTGCGGCCGGCGGCCAACGTCGCGACCGCGGGTGTGGCCGCGCCCGTGCTGAGCACCGTCGAGGACGTCGCCAGTGTTGCGTTGGTCTTCGTCGCGATCCTGGTTCCGGTGCTCGTGCTGGTGGCCGTGCTCGCACTGGCCTGGGCGGCGGTGCGGCTCCTCCGCCGACGCCGCGCCGCGGCCCAGACACCACGGAACTGAACTCGTGCGGAAGGAGCGAACGGGTATCCCGGCATCATGCAGACCTTCCTGCCCTACCCGGACTTCGTCACCTCTGCGGAGATCCTGGACACGCGCCGGCTCGGGAAACAACGTGTCGAGACCATCCAGGTTCTGCGCGCCCTGACGGTTCCCGGGTACGGCTGGCGTCACCACCCCGCCGCGGCGATGTGGGCCGGCTACGAGGAGGCGCTGGTCCGGTACGGCCTCGACATGTGCGATGTGTGGTGCCGGCAGGGACGCGGTGACACCTGCGCCGCGACGCTACGCAGCGATCTGGCGACCGGAACCGGTCTGGAGATCATCCGGACCCAGGACGAGCTCGCGGCCGCAGACGAAGTGCCTCCGTGGCTCGGCGACGCCGACTTCCACCTCAGCCACCGCTCGGCCCTGCTCCGCAAGGACCCCGCGCACTACCGGCACCACTTTCCCGGCGTGCCCGACGACCTGCCGTACGTGTGGCCCGCCTCGGACCGTCCCCGGCGTGTGCCGGTGACCAGTTAGATCCACACGCCCTTACCGACCGCCACGACGCCGCCGGCGCTGACGGTGAACCGTTCCCGGTCCTTGTCCAGGTCCACACCGACCATCTCGCCGGGACCCACGACGACGTTCTTGTCCAGGATCGCGTGGCGCACCACCGCGCCGCGCCCGATCCGGACACCGGGCATGATCACGCTGCCCTCGACGATGGCGCCGTCATCGATCGCCACGTTCGACGACAGCACCGAATTACGCACCGACGCAGCCGAAATGATGCTGCCGGCACCGACGACCGACTCCTGGGCGGATCCGCCGTTGACGAACTTGGCCGGAGCCAGGTTCTCCGCGCCACCACGGATCGGCCAGCGCTTGTTGTACAGGTTGAAGATCGGGTGCACCGACACCAGATCCATGTGCGCGTCGTAGAAGGCGTCCAAGGTTCCGACGTCACGCCAGTAGCCGTGGTCGCGTTCGGTTGCGCCGGGCACCTCGTTGTTGTTGAAGTCGTAGACCGAGGCCATCCCGTCAGCGACCAACCGCGGGATGATGTCGCCGCCCATGTCGTGGTCGGAGTCGTCGTCCTCGGCATCGGCCCGGATCGCGTCGATCAGCACCTTGGTGGTGAAGATGTAGTTGCCCATCGACGCGAACGTCATCTCCGGATCGTCGGGGGTGCCCGGCGGGTCGGCCGGCTTCTCCACCCAGCCGCGGATGCGCCCGGAGTCGTCGGCGTCGATACACCCGAACGCGCTGGCCTCCGAGCGCGGAACCCGGATGCCGGCGACGGTCGCGCCCGCGCCACTCTCGATGTGCTGCTGGACCATCTGTTCGGGATCCATGCGGTACACGTGGTCGGCGCCGAAGATCACGATGTAGTCGGGATCCTCGTCGTAGATCAGGTTCATCGACTGATAGATCGCGTCGGCCGAACCGGTGTACCACCGGGGGCCGAGGCGCTGCTGCGCCGGAACCGGGGTGATGTACTCACCGGCCAGGCCGGACAGCCGCCAGTTCTGTGAGATGTGGCGGTCCAGCGAATGCGACTTGTACTGGGTGAGCACACAGATCCGCAGAAAGCGGGCGTTGACGAGATTCGACAGCACGAAATCGATGAGGCGGTATCCGCCACCGAAAGGCACCGCAGGCTTCGCGCGGTCGGCGGTCAGCGGGTACAACCGCTTTCCCTCGCCGCCTGCGAGGACGATGCCCAGCACATGTGGCGCTTCCCTCATGTTTCCAACCTATCCGCACGCCGGGACGGCGGCCAGCCATTCCTCGTTTTGTCGCGCGTCGCCGGCCCTGTCGCGACGCCCTGACGAGGCGTTTCCGGGCTGTCCGTCAAGACAATTGGGGATGGGGCGCAGCGGATCGCGAAGTTGGATACGGTCTCTGCCATGCGGGTGGCGATGATGACGCGGGAGTATCCACCGGAGGTCTACGGCGGCGCCGGCGTCCACGTCACCGAGCTCGTCGCGCAGCTGCGACGACTCTGTGAGGTCGACGTGCACTGCATGGGCGCGCCACGTCCCGATGCCATCGTCGCGGCCACCGACCCGGCGCTGGCGGGCGCCAACCCGGCCCTGACCACGCTGTCGGCGGACCTCAACATGGTCAACGCGGCGGCGCAGGCCCAGGTCGTGCACTCCCACACCTGGTATGCCGGAATGGCCGGGCACCTTTCGGCGCTGCTCTACGGAGTGCCGCATGTGCTCACCGCGCACTCGCTGGAGCCGATGCGGCCGTGGAAGGCCGAACAACTCGGCGGGGGCTACCGCATCTCGTCCTGGGTGGAGAAGACGGCCGTGGAGGCCGCCGACGCGGTGATCGCCGTCAGTGCCGGCATGCGGGAGGACGTGCTGCACGCCTACCCGACACTCGATCCGAGCAGGGTGCATGTCGTTCTCAACGGCATCGACACCGACAAGTGGCGTCCGGTCGACGCCGGCGGCGAGGAGTCGGTGCTGACCGAACTCGGCGTCGACCTGTCCCGTCCGATCGTCGCGTTCGTCGGACGGATCACCCGGCAGAAGGGCGTCGCCCATCTGGTCGCCGCCGCGCACCATTTCGATCCCGGCATTCAGCTGGTGCTGTGCGCCGGCGCCCCCGACACCCCGGAGATCGCCGAGGAGGTGGCCTCCGCGGTGCAGCGTCTCGCCGAGGCACGCACGGGCGTGTTCTGGGTGCGGGAGATGCTGCCACAGCCCAAGATCGACGAGATCCTGTCAGCGGCAACGACGTTCGTGTGCCCGTCGGTCTACGAGCCGCTCGGCATCGTGAACCTGGAGGCGATGGCCTGCGCGACGGCGGTCGTCGCGTCCGACGTCGGCGGCATTCCCGAGGTGGTGGCCGACGGGCAGACAGGTCTGCTGGTGCACTACGACGCGAAGGACACCGCGACGTTCGAGCGCCAGCTCGCCGAAGCCGTCAACAGTCTCGTCGCGGATCCACAGCG is drawn from Mycolicibacterium gilvum and contains these coding sequences:
- a CDS encoding MSMEG_6728 family protein, with translation MQTFLPYPDFVTSAEILDTRRLGKQRVETIQVLRALTVPGYGWRHHPAAAMWAGYEEALVRYGLDMCDVWCRQGRGDTCAATLRSDLATGTGLEIIRTQDELAAADEVPPWLGDADFHLSHRSALLRKDPAHYRHHFPGVPDDLPYVWPASDRPRRVPVTS
- a CDS encoding DUF4126 domain-containing protein — protein: MELLTGFGLATAAGLNAYIPLLALGLLGRFTELVTLPAGWAWLENGWVMTIVAALLVIEVVADKVPALDSVNDVVQTFVRPTAGGIVFGSGTAAQTATVTDPGAFAQSGQWIPVAIGVAIALVVSLTKSTVRPAANVATAGVAAPVLSTVEDVASVALVFVAILVPVLVLVAVLALAWAAVRLLRRRRAAAQTPRN
- the glgC gene encoding glucose-1-phosphate adenylyltransferase, with translation MREAPHVLGIVLAGGEGKRLYPLTADRAKPAVPFGGGYRLIDFVLSNLVNARFLRICVLTQYKSHSLDRHISQNWRLSGLAGEYITPVPAQQRLGPRWYTGSADAIYQSMNLIYDEDPDYIVIFGADHVYRMDPEQMVQQHIESGAGATVAGIRVPRSEASAFGCIDADDSGRIRGWVEKPADPPGTPDDPEMTFASMGNYIFTTKVLIDAIRADAEDDDSDHDMGGDIIPRLVADGMASVYDFNNNEVPGATERDHGYWRDVGTLDAFYDAHMDLVSVHPIFNLYNKRWPIRGGAENLAPAKFVNGGSAQESVVGAGSIISAASVRNSVLSSNVAIDDGAIVEGSVIMPGVRIGRGAVVRHAILDKNVVVGPGEMVGVDLDKDRERFTVSAGGVVAVGKGVWI
- the glgA gene encoding glycogen synthase; its protein translation is MRVAMMTREYPPEVYGGAGVHVTELVAQLRRLCEVDVHCMGAPRPDAIVAATDPALAGANPALTTLSADLNMVNAAAQAQVVHSHTWYAGMAGHLSALLYGVPHVLTAHSLEPMRPWKAEQLGGGYRISSWVEKTAVEAADAVIAVSAGMREDVLHAYPTLDPSRVHVVLNGIDTDKWRPVDAGGEESVLTELGVDLSRPIVAFVGRITRQKGVAHLVAAAHHFDPGIQLVLCAGAPDTPEIAEEVASAVQRLAEARTGVFWVREMLPQPKIDEILSAATTFVCPSVYEPLGIVNLEAMACATAVVASDVGGIPEVVADGQTGLLVHYDAKDTATFERQLAEAVNSLVADPQRAREYGVAGRQRCIDEFSWARIAEQTLQIYRSVTA